A genomic region of Gemmatimonadota bacterium contains the following coding sequences:
- the moeB gene encoding molybdopterin-synthase adenylyltransferase MoeB, whose protein sequence is MTTATLSPPELVRYSRHVILPEVGLAGQQRLKGSRVLIVGCGGLGSPVALYLAAAGVGHLGLVDFDHVDASNLQRQILHSTSAIGQSKLDSAEARLLNLNPYVRVERYETRLVAANALEIIQGYDVVVDGTDNFSTRYLVNDACVILGVPNAYGSIYRFEGQASVFATKDGPCYRCLFRQPPPAGAVPNCAEGGVLGVLPGLVGTIQATEAIKLLLGIGRSLIGELLLVDALDMEFRRLKVRKDPECPACGTREIRELQDLEVECAVPEVKKGWDISVLELAERLRAGRDLFLLDVREPHEWEIGRIEGAELVPLGELLRSLDRVPRDRDVVVYCKGGARSAQAAHLLGEAGYLRVEHLLGGILAWWGAEIDPSLPAQDRLTPGS, encoded by the coding sequence ATGACGACCGCTACGCTTTCGCCGCCGGAACTCGTCCGGTACAGCCGGCATGTCATTCTCCCCGAAGTAGGGCTCGCGGGTCAACAGCGACTCAAGGGGTCGCGGGTGCTGATCGTGGGCTGCGGGGGGTTGGGGTCGCCGGTGGCGCTTTACCTCGCGGCCGCCGGGGTCGGGCACCTCGGTTTGGTGGATTTCGACCACGTCGATGCGTCGAACCTCCAGCGGCAGATTCTCCACAGCACGAGTGCCATCGGCCAATCGAAACTCGACTCGGCGGAGGCGCGGCTTCTCAATCTCAACCCGTACGTCAGGGTCGAGCGGTATGAGACCAGGCTGGTGGCGGCCAATGCGCTCGAGATCATCCAGGGCTACGATGTGGTGGTCGACGGGACCGATAATTTCTCGACCCGGTATCTGGTCAATGACGCCTGCGTCATCCTCGGAGTGCCGAACGCCTACGGGAGCATCTATCGGTTCGAGGGCCAAGCCTCGGTGTTCGCGACGAAGGACGGCCCGTGCTATCGCTGTCTGTTCCGGCAGCCCCCCCCGGCCGGCGCGGTGCCGAACTGCGCCGAGGGCGGCGTGCTTGGCGTGCTTCCCGGGCTGGTCGGGACCATCCAGGCCACCGAGGCGATCAAGCTCCTGCTCGGCATCGGGCGGTCGCTGATCGGGGAGCTGTTGCTGGTGGACGCCCTCGACATGGAGTTCCGGCGGCTCAAGGTCCGGAAAGATCCCGAGTGTCCGGCGTGCGGCACCCGAGAGATCCGGGAGCTTCAGGATCTCGAGGTCGAGTGTGCCGTACCGGAGGTGAAGAAGGGCTGGGATATTTCGGTGCTCGAATTGGCCGAACGCCTCCGGGCGGGGCGCGACCTGTTCTTGCTCGATGTCCGCGAACCGCATGAGTGGGAAATTGGACGGATTGAGGGCGCCGAGCTGGTGCCGTTAGGCGAACTGCTCCGGTCGCTGGACCGGGTGCCCCGGGACCGGGATGTGGTCGTGTACTGCAAGGGCGGGGCGCGGAGCGCCCAAGCCGCGCACTTGCTGGGCGAGGCGGGATACCTGCGGGTTGAGCATCTGCTCGGCGGGATCCTGGCGTGGTGGGGGGCCGAGATCGACCCGTCGTTGCCTGCTCAGGATCGGTTGACGCCGGGGTCTTAG
- a CDS encoding S9 family peptidase: protein MSLLLSLSFGAAAAAQQPVALTIENIQTRSRGAVEAAMAPDGQSVAVVANAPAGRGIFLVAARPEPGPPRFWMAGSSPSWFPDSRSIAFQSDGDLWTASIGGTARLRVTADRDDERAPVVSPDGRLIAFYSTRSGAQDIWVVSAAGGAPRQLTRQAMALDDPRFAPAWSPDGRSIAYVSNQGDYWADDLWVVDVQSGSARQLSRGLMASTTPAWSPDGRSIALLCTSKQGYWYEDLAEICVVDAATGAERTVAMQIFGTDWLHSQRVVWAADGRSLLFPYQERGAFHLWSVPSAGGVATRVSHLGGAIRSIDMSSSGNRISFIQSGPTTGPEVFLMDRRGGPPRPLTAFADRWESVETPEEISFESYDGLYVQGFLFRPPGWKPNGRYPALVQVHGGGTNSYLQTLNLLEQYLASKGYVVLAINYRGGSGFGRAFQDLGVNDWANGQAQDAAAAGRFLKAQPWSNGKVGIYGYSYGGIQTMAAIARAPGVFDAAVPMAGIYDFGDAYTNADRLGRIFTKTGHGGSPEERPTIYAVSNTLARLRHITTPLLVMHGEADVRAPYRQYLRAVDSLRAHHKVFESRSYPGEPHGFRDPANRIDLYRRLEAFLDRYLKS from the coding sequence ATGTCACTCTTGCTCTCACTGTCGTTCGGGGCCGCGGCAGCGGCCCAGCAGCCGGTTGCCCTGACCATCGAGAACATCCAGACCCGGAGCCGCGGCGCGGTCGAAGCCGCGATGGCGCCGGACGGTCAGTCGGTGGCGGTCGTAGCCAACGCCCCGGCCGGCCGCGGGATCTTCCTCGTGGCGGCTCGGCCCGAGCCTGGCCCGCCGCGGTTCTGGATGGCCGGCAGTTCCCCGAGTTGGTTTCCCGACAGCCGAAGCATTGCCTTCCAGAGCGACGGCGATCTCTGGACCGCATCGATCGGCGGCACCGCCCGCCTCCGGGTGACGGCCGATCGCGACGACGAGCGGGCACCCGTCGTGTCGCCGGACGGCCGATTGATCGCGTTCTACTCGACCCGAAGCGGAGCCCAGGACATCTGGGTGGTCTCGGCAGCAGGCGGCGCTCCCAGGCAACTCACCCGCCAGGCCATGGCCCTCGACGATCCCCGGTTTGCCCCAGCCTGGTCCCCGGATGGGCGCTCGATCGCCTACGTGTCCAATCAAGGCGACTATTGGGCCGACGACCTCTGGGTCGTGGACGTCCAGTCCGGATCCGCCCGCCAACTTTCCCGGGGCCTGATGGCCTCAACCACGCCGGCGTGGTCACCCGACGGACGGTCGATTGCCCTCCTCTGCACTTCAAAACAAGGGTATTGGTACGAGGACCTTGCCGAGATCTGCGTCGTCGATGCGGCCACCGGCGCCGAGCGGACGGTGGCCATGCAGATTTTCGGAACCGACTGGCTCCATAGCCAGCGGGTCGTCTGGGCCGCCGACGGGCGGTCGCTCCTCTTTCCGTACCAGGAACGGGGAGCCTTCCACCTCTGGTCGGTCCCCTCGGCCGGGGGCGTGGCCACCCGGGTGTCGCACCTGGGCGGCGCCATCCGGTCCATCGACATGTCCAGCAGCGGCAACCGGATCAGTTTCATTCAATCGGGGCCGACCACCGGGCCCGAGGTATTCCTGATGGACCGGCGTGGCGGACCACCCCGGCCCCTCACCGCCTTCGCCGACCGGTGGGAGTCGGTTGAGACCCCCGAAGAGATCTCGTTCGAGAGTTACGACGGCCTCTATGTGCAGGGTTTCCTCTTTCGCCCGCCCGGCTGGAAGCCTAACGGCCGGTACCCCGCCCTGGTCCAAGTCCACGGCGGCGGTACCAACTCCTACCTCCAGACCCTGAACCTGCTCGAGCAGTACCTCGCCTCGAAAGGCTATGTGGTGCTCGCCATCAACTATCGCGGGGGCTCCGGTTTCGGGCGCGCATTCCAAGACTTGGGGGTCAACGACTGGGCCAACGGGCAAGCCCAAGACGCAGCCGCGGCCGGCCGGTTCCTCAAGGCCCAGCCCTGGTCCAACGGCAAGGTCGGGATCTACGGCTACAGCTATGGCGGGATCCAGACCATGGCGGCCATCGCGCGAGCGCCCGGCGTGTTCGACGCGGCGGTACCGATGGCGGGGATCTACGATTTCGGCGATGCCTACACCAATGCCGACCGGCTGGGCCGGATCTTCACGAAAACCGGGCACGGCGGTTCGCCCGAGGAGCGCCCTACGATCTATGCGGTGAGCAACACGCTGGCCCGGTTGCGCCACATCACCACCCCGTTGCTGGTCATGCACGGCGAGGCCGACGTCCGGGCGCCCTACCGGCAGTACCTTCGCGCCGTCGATTCGCTTCGGGCCCATCACAAGGTCTTCGAGTCGAGGAGCTACCCCGGCGAGCCACATGGGTTCCGGGACCCCGCCAACCGGATCGACCTCTACCGCCGCCTCGAGGCCTTTCTCGACCGCTATCTGAAGTCCTAA
- a CDS encoding aminotransferase class III-fold pyridoxal phosphate-dependent enzyme — MATRSRPWPPGAEPTAPSKSRGSGEGAPIGADYPSPIDSGALVPTPDSAIEAYRRHHPRSAELHARATALFPAQGATHFSRVHNPYRPYIVRAAGARKWDIDGHEYLDYVMGHGSLVLGHSHPAVVEAIQRQAALGLHYGDNHPLEVEWAERIRALMPTAERIEFCASGQEANQMGIRIARASTGRRKLLKFQHNYHGWADELAPKGAPGAIDDQVTVIPANDLGLVEQHLVNRDVAVVLIEGGGGRTSGRAPTSVAFFQALPELCRRFGTVLLLDEVVTGFREAPGGWQSVVGIVPDLTTIGKAASGGLAAGALLGRADLLAALSPSAAADRRVVHGGTWNAVPISCAAGIAACDLYPDGTPQRTARARADRFRRDVNAMFRRIGAPARCYGRSIVQLYLGPVDQDPVDDTAAPAATAKLMDPASTPRHQRLDLHLLERGIATMRGEALCFSAAHSEADVDRTVAAFESAVRALIEEGGLA; from the coding sequence ATGGCGACCCGGTCGAGGCCTTGGCCGCCCGGGGCGGAGCCCACAGCGCCCTCCAAGAGCCGGGGCTCTGGTGAAGGAGCCCCGATCGGTGCAGACTACCCCAGCCCCATCGACTCCGGAGCGCTTGTGCCGACCCCTGATTCAGCAATCGAAGCCTACCGCCGGCATCACCCTCGGTCCGCCGAGCTCCATGCCCGCGCCACCGCGCTCTTTCCGGCCCAAGGCGCCACCCACTTCTCCCGGGTTCACAACCCGTACCGGCCCTACATCGTGCGGGCGGCCGGTGCCCGGAAGTGGGACATCGACGGACACGAATACCTCGACTACGTCATGGGGCACGGCTCGCTGGTGCTTGGCCACTCGCATCCCGCGGTGGTCGAGGCCATTCAGCGCCAAGCCGCGCTCGGCCTTCACTACGGGGACAACCACCCACTCGAAGTGGAATGGGCCGAGCGGATTCGAGCTCTGATGCCGACAGCGGAGCGGATTGAGTTCTGCGCGTCAGGCCAGGAAGCCAACCAGATGGGGATTCGGATTGCCCGGGCCAGTACCGGCCGACGGAAGCTCCTCAAGTTCCAGCACAACTACCACGGCTGGGCCGATGAGCTGGCGCCGAAGGGCGCCCCTGGGGCGATCGACGATCAGGTAACCGTCATTCCGGCCAACGATCTTGGCTTGGTGGAACAGCACTTGGTGAACCGGGATGTCGCGGTGGTATTGATCGAGGGCGGCGGCGGGCGGACCTCGGGCCGGGCCCCGACCAGCGTCGCATTCTTCCAGGCCTTGCCGGAGCTCTGTCGGCGATTCGGGACGGTGTTGCTGCTCGACGAGGTGGTGACGGGGTTTCGGGAAGCGCCCGGTGGCTGGCAATCGGTCGTTGGGATTGTGCCGGATCTCACCACGATTGGGAAGGCGGCGAGCGGCGGCCTCGCAGCCGGCGCACTGCTCGGCCGGGCTGATTTGCTGGCGGCGTTGAGCCCCTCCGCGGCGGCCGACCGCCGGGTGGTTCATGGCGGCACCTGGAATGCCGTCCCGATCAGTTGCGCTGCCGGGATCGCGGCGTGCGATCTCTATCCCGATGGCACACCGCAGCGAACGGCACGAGCGCGAGCCGATCGATTCCGGCGGGATGTCAACGCGATGTTCCGCCGGATCGGGGCACCGGCGCGGTGCTATGGCCGGTCGATCGTCCAGCTCTATCTCGGGCCGGTCGACCAGGATCCGGTGGACGATACCGCGGCTCCCGCGGCTACCGCGAAGCTGATGGATCCGGCATCCACACCCCGGCACCAGCGGCTCGATCTCCATCTCCTGGAGCGCGGGATCGCGACGATGCGGGGCGAGGCGCTCTGCTTCTCAGCCGCCCATTCGGAGGCCGATGTCGACCGGACCGTCGCGGCGTTCGAGAGTGCGGTCAGGGCCCTGATCGAAGAGGGCGGACTGGCCTGA